GTGCGCCAATTCCGACATTGGCGGACTCGTCTCATATTTGGGCTTGACATGAGGGTTGCCGGTCAGACTGAACATTTGAGACCCGTTTGAGACCCTCGTTTGGGCTGAATTTTTGCGATCAATTAATGACGGGACCGTCCGTCCAGGCATTTGAGATACAGACAGGCTTTGGGCGCCCGGGTATAGATGTTCCGAGAAGTTCTCGTCAAGCTCCGCCCCCCGCAGCTTGACGGCTTGTAGAATAGTAAAGTGGGTCAACACGTAGAAACACTTTTTTCCTCCGCAAGTGTTCACACATGCATGTCGACGGGAAGGCATACTACTACATGCACTAGTGGTTTCGGCTGGCGGGATCAAAGGAGCTGCACACGGTTGGTACTGTTAGTTGGACCGACACACGCCGTCTCCATTGCCGTGATCTCCACAGCTGGACGCATGTGCAAGAAATTGTGCTTAAGGAGCGAGCTAGCTACCTACCTCTTTTAGCGACAGATTATTGTCAGGCCATTGCAAAAATTCAATCTCGGTTCAAGCTTCACACTCTTCAGCTGGGATCGAAAGTGAAAGAATGAATCAAGAAATTGTCATTTCAGTTTCTACCTTTACAAAAGAATTCATGGAACCGGGAGTAGCTTCGCAGATTTGACGTGTTCATCTGTCAACTATGCTAGAGTGAGTAGTGAGAGTGAGTGGGTTGATCAAAAGAGTTTGCCGGCAAATTCCTGGATGTCCTCGTCTCTGACGGACGGCGACGCCATCTTCCTGAACTGCTTGAGGTCCGACAGGCTCCGGCCGAGCTTCAGCGCCACCTTGGTCGCGAACACCTCGCCGCCCTCCCTCCGCTTGAGGTCGGGCTCGCCGAGGTTGGCCTCGATGTCCTCCTGGATCTTGCGGTAGAACCCGGCGCAGTTGCGGAGCAGCTCGAACAGCATGCCCATCTGCCCGCCGTGCTCCACCGTGTTCACCGCCGCTGCCAGCGCCCCGCCGAAGACGGCCGCGCCGGACGCCCACGCTCCGGCCTCGCCGGACCCGATGAACACCGAGGCGAGCGCCGCCGTGCCGGCCAGCGCCGGGCCGGCTACGGCGAGGCCCCTGTTTAGGTTCAGCACCAGCTTGCCCACTCTCAGgaactcctgctcgtccttggCCTTGATGACCCTCAGGATGCCCCGCATCTCCTCCTCGAGATCCTGGGTCCAGCCGTTGTTGCCGGAAGCGGAGCCACGACGGCCGAGGCTCCTTGACCTCTTGGGCTGCGCGGCGCGACGGCGCGGCCACCAGCGCGCGGGCTCGACGGCCTTGGGGAACTTCTCGAGCATGCCGGGGAGCAGCGGCAGCGGGTAGGCGGCGTCGAGCGCGAGCACCCGGTCCATGGCCTCCTGCACGTCGTCCTTGGTCGTGGTCGTAGGCGCGCCGACCGCGAGCGCGGCGCGGACGTCGCGCTCCAGCTCCCTCCACAGCCTCCTGGCGTTGCGCTGCTCCTCGGCGAGCTGCGAGGGCTGGATCTTGTTGACGGCCGCCATGGTGACGGCGGCGGAGGCCAGGAGGACCCCCGCGGAGGCCTTGAGCGCGACCATGCCGGGCGCGGCGGGCGCGAGCGCGGCCATGATGGAGGCGGCGAGCGTGAGGGAGTTGGTGGAGTGGAGCAGCAGGTGGTTCCAGTTGTCGCGCTGTCGGCCGATGATGTCGTGCATCTCGGCCCGGTCCGCCGCCGCGTCCGCGATGGCGCGGAGCTTCTCGACGgatacggagccgccgtcaaCGTCCACCGACGGGGAGGCCGGAACGTCGATCCAGTCGAGCTTGAGGCTGAGGCGGTCCTGCGCCGTGTGAATGCCAGAGGGCACGCGCAGGGCGGCGCGGCAGGTCGCGGCGCCGCTCCGGCGTGGCCGTGGCCGCGGCCGCGCGGCGGAGGTGGAAGGGAGAAAGGAAGACGGCTGGGCCAAGAAGAGGCGCTGGGCCTGGAGTGCCGCCATGCTCTTTGTACTCCTGTTTCGGTGCTGTAGCTTCGTCTGCTTCGCCGGAGACTGGAGCGCGGGGTTCGAATCGAAGGCGATCGAAGTGGCTTTCAAGCTTTTGCTGCTTCCGTGTAGACGAACCGACGAAGAGGGATATGGGATTGGGATGGAAGCGGGGTGGTATTTATAGGGGAGGATGGGAAAAGTTTGACCCGAGATGGGATGGGCTGGGTCCGGGTCTTGGAACCTGTGGTTTGAAGGGGGCTTTGGTCCAAGACGACGAGATCGTCGCTGCCAACTAGAGACCATTTCTATTGCGTCacaaaaaaagaaataaactagAGACCGTTTCAGGCAACTGTCCAAGAGATGGATGGATTAGTTTAAGCCAAGTTGTAGTCCGGGATTCACACTCCACATGATCAGAGGGCACCCTGCTCCATCACACAAACGCACACTTACACATCATTCGTTCATTTCTTTTTCGTTCCTACGTACGAGTAGCTcatactagtactactacatgACTTCAGTCTTTTTTTTTCGAAATTGAACATGTCTTCAGTCCTACTACTATGGTGTAAGATTAATTAATTTAGAGGTCGTATCATAGGGAGTCATAGAACTTGCACTCAATGTCCAGTTTGGTAATAAAACTTTCAAAATACGGAATTGCAGTCACTTAACTTGTCTCAAGCGTGCACATACGATCACAAACGTGTATGCAGGCGTATCCATGTGCATGTTCCACCTGGCAGTGAGTGATGGGCTCAGTGTGACGCATTTTTGCATAAAACACCCTTGATTTTTGTTGTTGCGGAAAAGGCCTACCACTATACTGCTTGTAGATGCGAAATTAACAAAATAAAAGGGTGCGCTAGAGTTCCAACGAGCAACTCTAGCCAATCCACCCATCAAGTTAGGACGTCAAATATGGATAAGAAATTTACATGTACCGTAGGCGGACGGATGTGGAGCTTAAATGGATATACTACGGCGCATTTCGCATGTGCTATTTTTTTGTTCTTTTCTAATTTTAAAGATATTTGTAAATGTAATTAATAAAGTTAGGTTCTAAAAATATTATACATAAAAACCATAATTAGTAAAAAAAAACATTGCAATATAAACCTGTATATTATATAAACAATTGTTAGTTAATACCAACGCTGAAAATGTTTATTAAAAAATATGTTTAGTGCATCCAAAAATATATACGTCTGCACACCTATTTACATTTTAGAAAATAATGAATAGAAAATTTACTAAATATTTAGGAATATTCAACAATTTAAATTTTAAATTACGAAAAAAAATTATTGCACAAACATTCAACTGTAGTATTGTGTGGATAATTATTGAAATGTTTTTACAATTAATATTTTAATTACAAATTTCAAGTACAAataaaatatttttatttataaatTTAAATTATTTGTATTTTGTAAATGTTACAATCATTTAtttataattaataaaaatatATTTAAATATATGATATATTTAAAATAAtacatgaacaatttttaaagTGGGTTATTTCATTTGTATGTACAATATTTATAAGGCACAAATATTTTAATGTTATTATGTACAAATTTATTTAAAAAACAAGCAGGTGCAAAATGGAGTGCACTGACCATAGCCAATTTTAAATGGACTACATTAACGGTAGTTATCAATTGTAGACGAATTCAACTCGGAGTTGTTGTGGCTAGCGCGGCATTTTGTGCCGGTCTTTGTTCTTGAGTACGAAACCGGGGCATATTTTTCGTGTTAATTTTCTCTTTACAAGGATAGGTGGGACCCACTGCTCATGATGCGAAAAAATTATGAGAggttttttgtgcaaaaatatgtCACTGTTGTCGGCCTTTCCTGCAAATAAAAAGATATGACGGTGTTTTGTGCAAAAATGTGTCACACTAAGCCATCcctcactgacaagtggggccatACACGTGTATAAGTTTGGATACGTGTTTGTGGCAGTATATGCACACTTGAGTCAAGTTAAGTGACTGCAATTTCGCATTTTCAAAGTTCTAGCACCAAACTGAACATCAAACACAAGTTCTATGACTCCCAGTGATATTACCTCGTTAATTTATCCAATACTCCATCCAATCATTATTATGTGTTCTTTTATATATTCTTATTTCGATACAATATGCACCTCTTTGGACTTTTATTGAATCAAGAAACTGGATTGCACATCTGTACATCTTTTAGTCTTTTCCTTTTGATACATATAAGGTACCCTAGCAGGTACCttttgttagaattaatgggcttcGCCTATATTTATCTTTAGCAATTGTTAAACAAATCTCAAAGGCTCATGTGTGAAGGTGTAACTTTAgtgcccaccccccccccccccccccagggtcCGAAAGTGGAGATGGTGTTAGACCAACTTACGTAGGGCCTGTTAGATGTCCTCCAGCTCCACGCTTCCAAAACTTGACAGATGAATTTGTCTAGAACGGTTGGAGCCCGAGAAGCTGAATTCACGAAGCTGGTTGTTCCGGTAGTGTCAAAATGAGAAGCACGGCCGGCCCAGCTCCACCAAAACGTGAAGCGTGGAGTTCCCTCAATCTACAACGAACTGCCGCCGCTAAAGAAAACGCTTCGCTGCATCCCCTCGTCGAATAGAAAAAGGATCGATCGAAGCGTTACGCTAGTCTCGCTCGAACGGGTACCCAGCTAATTGGGCTGCGTCCAGCCGGCCCAATGTATGCCTAACAGGCCACATCCCCTCCCAACTGGGCTGCAGCAATAGGAGAAGCTGCAGATCGAGCCGAACGCTCCTGGGATCGCTAGCTGAAGCTAGAAGCGAGGAGTAGAAGCTGGTTTTCTGAAGTTTTGAGAAGCTGGGGAGCCTCCGAACACGCCCATAGTCCAGATTTGAGCACATATAGTACAAGGCCTATAAAACTATGTTTACCCCATCATATAGATGACAAAAATTGCCATCACGAATGATAAAACTATTAGCTTTAAAAAATAAAAACGTAAGAGCATCTTCAATAGAAGATGTATACGCAAAATAACTACCTTTTGCATCTTCAAAGCCTAAAAATACCTCTCAAACAGATGGTGTGGATGCAAAAAATTACATCTCCGCCTTCCGGAGATATAAACTACAACACCTCATGGTGCAAATTTACATCTCCACCATATGGAGATGTAAAAACGCAACCGCCCGCCAACTGCCCAATTGTCGTTCATTTCACTTCCGCGCGACCTGCCGCCGCCCGCCCAACTCTGCCGCTGGCCAAATACGCACCAAATCGACGTCGCCCCGGCCCGCTCGACGGCCGCCGGGCTTGCCACGACTTTTCCCCCTGTCCcacgccgcctgcctcgccggatCGCCGCCCACAGCCGCCGATTCACTTTCGGCCGCCGCCGAATTGAACCATCTCCGGTTGGCCTAAATGCCTTCCTTGGCGAGGTCTACGATGGGCTAGGCTTCTTCCTATCCTAGACCCCCCGCCAGAGTTAGGGGAGGCGCGCCACACCACCCGCGAGCCTCGGTTGTTCTTTCAGCAGTGCGAAGCCGGCCGCCCACCGCGCCGAGCTCCCGCCTTCTTCCCTACCGACATGCGGCCGTCTCCTCTGCCGAGCTGTCACCGCCTCCtgcacccgccgccgccgaacGTCTGCCCAACCCGTAGCCGGCCGATTTCATCCACCCTGCAAGCAAGATGTTCAAAGAAATTTCCGAAGGCAAAAAAACGATgaaattttctgttttttgttggGGTTGGAGAGTTAGTATGACCGTGATTTCCCGCATTGTAGATGAGCTCATGTGACTCCTCTTTCGTGGACGATTCCTCGTCGGATGAGGAATTTGATTTGAACGAAGAAGAGGACATTGCTATGCTAGTGGCGATGCacaaggggaagaagccgaaGCACGACGGTTCCGTGTATGGCCATGCATTCATTCGGAGAGaacgggtgatacgtctccatcgtatctacttttccaaacacttttgcccttgttttggactctaacttgcataatttgaatggaactaacccggactgatgctgttttcagcagaattgccatggtgttatttttgtgcagaaataaaagttctcggaatgaccgaaaacttcacggagaatatttgaaatatataaaacatactggcgaaagaatcaacaccaggggccccacaccctatccatgagggtggagggcgcacccaccccactggggcgcgccccctgcctcgtgggccccctgaggctccaccgacctcaactccaactctatatattcacgttcagggagaaaaaaatcagagagaaggattcatcgcgttttacgatacggagccgccgccaagccctaatctctctcgggagggctgatctggagtccgttcgggactccggagaggagaatcctcgccatcgtcatcatcaaccttcctccatcaccaatttcatgatgctcaccgccgtgtgtgagtaattccatcgtaggcttgctggacggtgatgggttggatgagatttatcatgtaatcgagttagttttgttagggtttgatccctagtatccattatgttctaagattgatgttgctatgactttgctatgcttaatgcttgtcactagggcccgagtgccat
The sequence above is a segment of the Aegilops tauschii subsp. strangulata cultivar AL8/78 chromosome 6, Aet v6.0, whole genome shotgun sequence genome. Coding sequences within it:
- the LOC109785645 gene encoding probable F-box protein At4g22030 — its product is MAALQAQRLFLAQPSSFLPSTSAARPRPRPRRSGAATCRAALRVPSGIHTAQDRLSLKLDWIDVPASPSVDVDGGSVSVEKLRAIADAAADRAEMHDIIGRQRDNWNHLLLHSTNSLTLAASIMAALAPAAPGMVALKASAGVLLASAAVTMAAVNKIQPSQLAEEQRNARRLWRELERDVRAALAVGAPTTTTKDDVQEAMDRVLALDAAYPLPLLPGMLEKFPKAVEPARWWPRRRAAQPKRSRSLGRRGSASGNNGWTQDLEEEMRGILRVIKAKDEQEFLRVGKLVLNLNRGLAVAGPALAGTAALASVFIGSGEAGAWASGAAVFGGALAAAVNTVEHGGQMGMLFELLRNCAGFYRKIQEDIEANLGEPDLKRREGGEVFATKVALKLGRSLSDLKQFRKMASPSVRDEDIQEFAGKLF